From Bacillota bacterium, one genomic window encodes:
- the sdpA gene encoding sporulation-delaying system protein SdpA — MTICFLLFSSYYFSNISPQNPLFKKNFLQQLSPQGFGFYSKSPTEENISFHTKENLKLPNALPNNFFGIKREGRVQAIELGKIVENIDPKNWKTCENNNSCTNLEKQIKPIKVIKNEDYIHLSKGEYLIYRQKPLSWYWIDFKQTTSFERKVLKIKIV, encoded by the coding sequence ATGACTATATGTTTCCTATTATTTTCTTCTTATTACTTTAGTAATATTTCACCTCAGAATCCACTGTTCAAAAAAAATTTTTTGCAACAATTGTCTCCCCAAGGCTTTGGCTTTTATAGTAAAAGCCCTACAGAAGAAAACATTTCATTTCACACAAAAGAAAATTTAAAGTTACCTAATGCACTTCCCAATAATTTTTTTGGGATAAAAAGAGAAGGAAGAGTTCAGGCAATAGAATTAGGCAAAATTGTAGAGAATATCGATCCAAAGAATTGGAAAACTTGTGAAAACAATAACTCCTGCACAAATTTAGAGAAACAAATAAAGCCTATTAAGGTTATAAAAAATGAAGATTATATACATCTTAGCAAAGGAGAATACCTAATATATCGCCAAAAACCACTCTCATGGTATTGGATAGACTTTAAGCAAACTACCTCTTTTGAAAGAAAGGTGCTAAAAATAAAAATAGTATGA